Within the Bacillota bacterium genome, the region CTTCCTGAAAAGAGGGGAGAGCGTCGAGGCCATCAGATCTTCCTGCTGGCCCGCAGGAATTCTTGAGCAGGTTGAAGTCCAATTATTAAGGCGCCAGATTATGCCTGGAGATCTCCTGGTGATGGCAACGGACGGTATTACCGAGGCGGATCAGAAGGGTGTAACACCTGGCGAATGGCTGTATACTTATTTTAAAGAGTTGGCACTTGACGACGCCCAGGTGATCGCCGACCTGATTTTGAAGCGCGCCCTCCGGATTGGCGGGCTTCAGCACAGGGATGACATGACGGTCCTTGTGGTACGCTTTTATCGAGCATCGGAATTGGAGTGAAAGGATGCCTGATTTTCGAACATTTCAAGAAAAGGTAAGGGATTTTATCGAAGAGAACCGGTTGCTCCCGCCGGGGATGGCGGTCGTTGTGGGGGTATCGGGTGGGGCAGATTCCATCGCCCTGCTCCACGTCCTTAGAGCCCTGGCTCCAGGCTACGGCCTGAGACTTCACGTTGCCCATTTAAACCACCTCCTGCGCCCCGATGCCCGGAAAGAGGCCGCTTTTGTCCAGAAGCTTGCCCGCAACTGGGGGATTCCCGTTACTGTCGGCTATTACCGGGTTGCACGCCTTGCAGCACTCCGGAAATTGGGAATTGAGGAAGCGGCGCGCCAGGCGCGCTACCGGTTTCTTTTTCACGTGGCACGCAGGGTTAGCGCGGGGCGGATCGCTCTCGGACATCATGCGGGTGACCGTGTTGAAACAGTTATCTTCAACATCATGCGCGGCACCGGGCCCGCCGGTTTATCCGGCATCCCGGCCCGGCGCGAGTACATTATTCGCCCCCTGCTGGGGGTCACGAAGGAGGAAATTGAAGCTTATTGCCGGGATTGCGGTCTGACCTGGCTCACCGATCCCTCCAACCTGGAGACCCTTTATCTCCGGAATAAAATCCGGCACGAGCTTTTGCCTTATTTGCGGCGCGAATTCAATCCCAACGTCGACCGGGCAATTTTAAGGCTGGCAGATATCATGCAGGAGGAAAACCGCTTTTTGGAGAAATTGAGTGAGAGTTTGTTGCAAGATTTCGCCCGGCGGGGGAAACTTGGAGAAGTGCAATTTCCTCTCCCGGCCTTCCTGCAACTTCCCCTTGCCCTCCGGCGGCGGGTGCTCCGGACCGCGGCCCGAACTGCAGTTGGTGGTTTACGCGACATGGGTTACGACCACCTTGAGGATTGTCTGGCCTTTCTTGCGAAGGGACCCATTGGCGGAGAAATCCATTTGCCTCACGGTATCAGGCTGAGAAAAAGTTACGGTCTTTTTACGATTGGGCAGGTTTCAGAAACGGTTGCCGAATTGAAAGAAGTTTTAGATAAATTGGAAATACCGGGAAAAACAGAGGTCCCGGCGCTGGGCCTGATTTTCCACGCGCAAATTTGGGCGCGTGACAGGGAGAGCAAAAATGGTTTTATTTGCTCACGCCCCGGGAGGTACCAGGCTTTCTTTGATTATGATAAAATAAAATTGCCTTTATATGTGCGGACGCGCAGACCGGGGGATCGGATCCGACTGTTGGGTTTAGGAGGGACGAAAAAAATCAAGAACCTTTATAGCGACCTGAAGATACCCCGGCGTGAGCGGGAGCGTATTCCCCTTGTTGCTTCTGATGGCTTGATCTACTGGGTCGTGGGTTACAGGAGAAGTGAAGAAGCGCAGGTAACATCTCAAACCAGGCTCATCCTTGAGCTGCGCGCTTCAAAAGAAATTGAAGAGAGATAGTGAGTTGTGTTACAATATGCTGAATGTTAGATCCAGTTTGACATATGGTTCGCGAGAGGAGGGATAAAGTGGGCCGCGTCTTGAAAAATTTATTGATTTATTTGGTGATTGTAATCTTTGCGGTCATGGCTGTTAAATTTGCAGTACCTCCCCAGTCTAGTCCGAAAGACTGGTCTTATAACCAGTTTTATACATCACTGGCTAATGGGAAAATTGAAAGCGTGAAATTAACCGGAAATGGTGAGGATGGCTACCAGGTTGAGGGAAGAACGAAGGATGGCCAGCAATTTACGACTTACGTTCCCCATCACGACTCGAATCTCCACCAGTTGCTGACAGAGAAGATGCTGGCAGGCGAGACGGATGTTGACTACAAGCCGCACCAGGGCACACCCTGGTGGGCGGGTCTCGTTTCGACCCTTCTCCCGATCCTCTTGATTGTAGGTTTTGTTTTTTTTATGCTCCAACAGACCCAGGGGAGCGGCAACCGGGTAATGCAGTTCGGGCGCAGCAGGGCAAGACTACTCGATCCCGAAAAGAAAAAGGTTACCTTTGCCGACGTTGCCGGCGTTGATGAGGCAAAGGAGGAACTCCAGGAAATTGTGGAGTTTCTCAAGGATCCGAAGAAGTACAACGAGATAGGTGCCAAAATTCCGAAGGGCGTCCTCCTTTACGGCCCTCCGGGTACGGGGAAAACCTTGCTGGCACGGGCTGTGGCAGGAGAAGCAGGAGTCCCCTTCTTCAGCATCAGCGGCTCGGATTTTGTGGAAATGTTTGTTGGAGTAGGAGCGGCGCGGGTGCGCGACCTGTTTGAGCAGGCCAAGAAAAACGCCCCCTGTATTGTTTTTGTGGATGAGATTGACGCTGTAGGGCGGCACCGCGGTGCCGGGCTGGGTGGAGGCCATGACGAGCGGGAGCAGACCCTGAACCAGTTGCTTGTCGAAATGGACGGATTCAGCGCCAATGAGGGAATTATCATCGTTGCCGCGACAAACCGTCCCGATATCCTGGATCCCGCCCTTCTGCGCCCGGGGCGCTTTGACCGGCAGATTGTCGTGGACCGTCCTGATCTCCAGGGGCGGCGGGAAATTCTCCAGGTC harbors:
- the tilS gene encoding tRNA lysidine(34) synthetase TilS; amino-acid sequence: MPDFRTFQEKVRDFIEENRLLPPGMAVVVGVSGGADSIALLHVLRALAPGYGLRLHVAHLNHLLRPDARKEAAFVQKLARNWGIPVTVGYYRVARLAALRKLGIEEAARQARYRFLFHVARRVSAGRIALGHHAGDRVETVIFNIMRGTGPAGLSGIPARREYIIRPLLGVTKEEIEAYCRDCGLTWLTDPSNLETLYLRNKIRHELLPYLRREFNPNVDRAILRLADIMQEENRFLEKLSESLLQDFARRGKLGEVQFPLPAFLQLPLALRRRVLRTAARTAVGGLRDMGYDHLEDCLAFLAKGPIGGEIHLPHGIRLRKSYGLFTIGQVSETVAELKEVLDKLEIPGKTEVPALGLIFHAQIWARDRESKNGFICSRPGRYQAFFDYDKIKLPLYVRTRRPGDRIRLLGLGGTKKIKNLYSDLKIPRRERERIPLVASDGLIYWVVGYRRSEEAQVTSQTRLILELRASKEIEER
- the ftsH gene encoding ATP-dependent zinc metalloprotease FtsH, producing the protein MVRERRDKVGRVLKNLLIYLVIVIFAVMAVKFAVPPQSSPKDWSYNQFYTSLANGKIESVKLTGNGEDGYQVEGRTKDGQQFTTYVPHHDSNLHQLLTEKMLAGETDVDYKPHQGTPWWAGLVSTLLPILLIVGFVFFMLQQTQGSGNRVMQFGRSRARLLDPEKKKVTFADVAGVDEAKEELQEIVEFLKDPKKYNEIGAKIPKGVLLYGPPGTGKTLLARAVAGEAGVPFFSISGSDFVEMFVGVGAARVRDLFEQAKKNAPCIVFVDEIDAVGRHRGAGLGGGHDEREQTLNQLLVEMDGFSANEGIIIVAATNRPDILDPALLRPGRFDRQIVVDRPDLQGRREILQVHFRGKPLAEDVEADVLARRTPGFTGADLANMVNEAALLAARRGKKKITLRELEDSIERVIAGPEKKSRVMSETEKKLVAYHEAGHAVVGSLLPHTDPVHKISIIPRGRAGGYTLLLPTEDRHYLTKSRLLDEITTLLGGRVAESLVLKEISTGAQNDLERATELVRKMITEYGMSEELGPLTFGHRHEQVFLGRDLARDRNYSEAIAFSIDKEARQIIEKCYQKAKSLLEEHLHKLHLVANTLLEKETIEANEFELLMQGA